One window of Chryseobacterium indologenes genomic DNA carries:
- a CDS encoding PKD domain-containing protein, with translation MKNNTYFGREHIFRWLLLCWLLVPWVLQAQARITWTEQVGCQEFRGEKEDQIPDNGVAVSYINSSQCLRVCEKSIDPVKYLVQGTNVSNVQWTISGGTLTPSGPGNTAAYVTWGAAGNGSLQAVITYNDGTVETQTICIEKINRPIAKFELLNLDYTVCKNTTVYFDNLSEQNGGSDIINYFWEFGDGVTSTSTAFEPSHVYTTPGTFTVRLTVTNKCGCKNTYKKEIKVLKSDPVQINCASVVCEGSIEKYSAQDGCNKGQWKVIGGSIVNNYGSEIEVKWDQVDPLDGFGYVMYLSECACPEWTTIKIPVVLANAKVKGQAVVCAGKQYTYSIPQWPTTSVQWNVSGPAGGQLYYTQQRNEAIFSATQPGTYHLVANYHNTLLPCEGQASIDIVVEAPVEVSGGADEICAGTSQVFTTNPNVPVTWKVTTGGSSFTSGVTTGPFSYTFTAAGTYTITATKQGGGCESNARIIKVLPIPQAPTGTISGETRVCSGRPYVYTISPVDPGMVPVWSVTNGTIQGSNAGSSITVIFNAGASSYTVSAQNKSISSAGCLSAPTTFNVAPLDLNSITINPNPGPFCPSSTQTFSANLNGIVPEFMEWTFGSSNFGSVIGGQGTANITVNFNEISSTSSTTLNLRIVKCGVTKIISIPLSLIPLPVVNFTSVGGVCLGSNLSFTVNQGTITSATNVTFTFANGTTYTTAFNPSGNYSFPNNGYISNNTGGNISQVVTVTYTGTNGCSYNPTASANFTIYPETIITISPVYNVTVCDPTTMTPYTLTANSSTGLTNISSWQWYKNNSLIPGANTNSYTISGAGAFGTYKVRAVDINNCVVFSQNVNVTQLCPSSAGCTTDPQISFVPQWSDCNTISVTGLSYIGTPDEIQWLSDSVLTLSSGQGTATPVYQTNLPAAHIVFVRLRYGSCWYSKGVEVRKNYEPKFNVSTVCNGGGYNVTLFNTSTIFEINPASITYTFSSPGQPNQTGQTATYNNLAPGTYTFTMTMSAPGKPTCTTTQTITLAPVPSTNFLVPAWICVREAITFSPISYIPGNTYTWIFDGTSYVTGGPNATITYNTAGTKTIQLKIKTPNGCEYTSAVINISVKEATLDGNMAPPALVACIGSAPNILFTSTLGSPSHYIWMNGSQPVAGAPDSPVFTPTQSGSYWPVLVSSDGCRTSIMSTKAIPVTLKNPPYVNISGKANICEGSSTTLSGLVTDTTLEYQWKKNGGLVSAPWSPGPYPIIFDTGSLPAGTYVYTLEVRTPGASGCTSSKNFTVTVSPPPSPVTVTYSLVSCQPYKIKLTASGPSAGDYNWSNGMTGQSITVNEGGAYQVIYTAPSGCKVSNYTEVPLSLESLMWVFPTGCYDECLRDRYILGPKGIFDHHEWQLFGNSIQSGNNVFINPLYIGAPGTYQLQISHLGCVFTSGTMNYYPGKECGFESDCKLETNIKAMKWVGDHYQVTGIIQNMGSQPISLTVSSLNGYGSYIPSIITIPAGGVYDMNANPLAFYPNSNFQGTDEILFSNETCKFTTKATDPDWMGMRSAGRSVIAASVSSLKMIPNPAKEKVKISYHTGSEKLLAKQITVFDAMGNVKFRKELKAASGEVDVEVNSWLQGVYIVIVQTGDTSLQGKLIKN, from the coding sequence ATGAAAAACAACACCTATTTTGGTAGGGAGCACATCTTTAGATGGCTGCTACTATGTTGGCTTTTGGTACCTTGGGTACTACAAGCACAAGCTCGAATTACATGGACTGAACAGGTTGGATGCCAGGAATTCCGTGGCGAAAAAGAAGACCAGATTCCTGATAACGGAGTCGCTGTTTCCTACATCAACTCTTCTCAATGTTTACGTGTCTGTGAGAAATCAATAGATCCTGTCAAATATCTTGTTCAGGGAACGAACGTCTCTAATGTACAATGGACTATTTCAGGAGGAACTTTAACGCCTTCAGGACCAGGAAATACGGCAGCGTATGTGACCTGGGGAGCTGCAGGTAATGGCTCTTTACAGGCTGTAATTACCTACAATGACGGAACTGTTGAAACCCAGACCATATGTATTGAGAAAATCAACAGACCGATTGCTAAATTTGAATTGTTAAACCTGGATTATACCGTATGTAAAAATACGACGGTGTATTTTGATAACCTTTCCGAACAAAACGGTGGATCGGATATTATCAATTATTTCTGGGAGTTTGGAGATGGAGTAACCTCTACTTCCACAGCTTTTGAACCTTCTCATGTGTATACTACTCCCGGTACTTTTACTGTCCGCCTGACTGTAACCAATAAGTGCGGCTGTAAGAATACCTACAAAAAGGAAATCAAGGTATTGAAATCAGATCCTGTACAGATCAACTGTGCATCTGTAGTATGTGAAGGCAGTATTGAAAAATACAGCGCACAGGACGGATGTAATAAAGGACAATGGAAAGTCATTGGAGGATCTATTGTAAATAATTACGGAAGCGAAATCGAAGTGAAGTGGGATCAGGTAGATCCGCTTGATGGTTTCGGGTATGTAATGTACTTATCTGAATGTGCTTGTCCTGAGTGGACTACTATCAAAATTCCTGTAGTTTTAGCGAATGCAAAAGTAAAAGGACAGGCGGTAGTATGTGCAGGTAAACAATATACGTATTCAATTCCTCAATGGCCTACAACCAGCGTTCAATGGAACGTAAGCGGGCCTGCAGGAGGACAGTTGTATTATACTCAACAGAGAAACGAAGCTATTTTCTCTGCTACTCAGCCTGGTACTTATCACCTTGTAGCCAATTATCACAATACCTTATTACCATGTGAAGGTCAGGCTTCTATTGATATCGTAGTGGAAGCTCCGGTAGAAGTAAGTGGTGGTGCGGATGAGATCTGTGCAGGAACAAGTCAGGTGTTTACGACTAACCCTAACGTACCTGTTACCTGGAAAGTTACCACAGGCGGATCTTCTTTTACATCTGGAGTAACTACAGGGCCATTTAGCTACACTTTTACAGCAGCTGGTACTTATACTATTACTGCTACTAAACAAGGTGGAGGGTGTGAAAGTAATGCAAGAATCATAAAGGTGTTACCAATTCCGCAGGCCCCTACGGGTACTATTTCCGGAGAGACAAGAGTATGTTCCGGAAGACCTTATGTATATACGATCAGTCCTGTTGATCCTGGAATGGTTCCGGTTTGGAGTGTTACCAACGGAACAATTCAGGGAAGTAATGCAGGTTCTTCTATAACGGTGATCTTTAACGCCGGAGCTTCATCATATACGGTGTCTGCACAGAATAAATCAATCAGCAGCGCAGGATGTCTTTCGGCTCCAACTACGTTCAATGTAGCGCCTTTAGATCTTAACTCCATTACGATTAATCCTAATCCAGGACCTTTCTGTCCGAGTAGTACTCAGACTTTCAGTGCTAATCTGAACGGAATTGTTCCTGAATTTATGGAATGGACATTTGGAAGTTCCAACTTCGGAAGTGTGATAGGAGGGCAGGGTACAGCTAATATTACTGTAAACTTCAATGAGATCTCTTCTACGAGCAGTACAACTCTGAATCTGAGAATTGTAAAATGCGGGGTAACAAAAATTATCAGCATACCGTTATCTTTAATACCGCTTCCGGTAGTCAACTTTACAAGTGTAGGCGGAGTTTGTTTAGGCTCAAACCTTTCTTTCACGGTAAATCAGGGAACAATTACTTCGGCTACAAATGTTACTTTCACATTTGCTAACGGAACAACTTATACTACAGCTTTCAACCCGTCAGGAAATTATAGCTTCCCAAATAATGGGTATATCTCGAATAATACAGGAGGTAATATTTCTCAGGTGGTTACTGTAACATATACAGGAACTAACGGATGTAGTTATAACCCAACAGCAAGTGCAAACTTTACCATTTACCCAGAAACTATTATTACCATTTCTCCGGTATATAATGTTACTGTTTGTGACCCGACAACAATGACGCCTTATACTCTTACGGCGAACAGCTCTACAGGGCTTACGAATATTAGTTCATGGCAATGGTATAAAAATAATTCACTTATACCAGGTGCTAATACAAACTCATATACCATATCGGGTGCAGGGGCTTTTGGAACATATAAAGTACGTGCGGTAGATATTAATAACTGTGTGGTTTTTTCTCAGAATGTTAATGTCACTCAGTTATGTCCGAGCAGTGCAGGCTGTACAACAGATCCTCAGATCAGTTTTGTTCCACAGTGGTCAGATTGTAATACAATTTCTGTTACCGGTTTATCTTACATTGGAACTCCTGACGAGATTCAGTGGCTATCAGATAGTGTACTTACTTTGTCTTCAGGACAGGGAACAGCTACACCGGTATATCAGACGAATCTTCCTGCTGCACATATTGTTTTTGTACGTTTAAGATACGGTTCGTGCTGGTACAGCAAAGGGGTAGAAGTAAGAAAGAACTACGAACCTAAATTCAATGTAAGTACAGTATGTAATGGAGGAGGCTATAATGTAACTCTTTTCAATACATCAACTATATTTGAAATCAATCCGGCATCTATTACTTACACATTCTCCAGCCCGGGTCAGCCAAATCAAACAGGACAGACGGCTACTTATAACAATCTGGCGCCAGGTACTTATACCTTTACAATGACAATGTCTGCACCTGGAAAACCAACGTGTACTACCACGCAGACTATTACATTGGCTCCGGTTCCTAGCACCAACTTCCTGGTTCCGGCATGGATATGTGTGCGTGAGGCGATTACATTCTCTCCTATATCATATATTCCCGGAAATACTTATACCTGGATCTTTGATGGAACATCATATGTAACCGGAGGACCGAATGCTACCATAACGTATAATACGGCCGGAACAAAAACAATACAGCTGAAAATTAAAACTCCTAATGGATGTGAATACACTTCTGCTGTCATTAATATTAGTGTGAAAGAAGCTACTCTTGATGGTAATATGGCGCCACCGGCTCTTGTTGCCTGTATAGGAAGTGCTCCTAATATCTTATTTACAAGTACTCTTGGATCTCCAAGTCATTACATCTGGATGAATGGTTCTCAGCCTGTGGCTGGAGCACCAGACTCTCCGGTTTTCACTCCAACTCAATCAGGAAGCTACTGGCCGGTGCTGGTATCTTCAGATGGATGTAGAACAAGTATCATGAGTACGAAAGCAATACCTGTGACCCTTAAAAATCCTCCATATGTTAATATATCCGGAAAAGCCAACATCTGCGAAGGATCTTCTACAACCCTTAGCGGCCTTGTAACGGATACAACACTGGAATACCAGTGGAAGAAAAACGGAGGATTGGTATCAGCTCCATGGAGTCCTGGTCCATATCCGATTATTTTCGATACAGGATCATTACCTGCAGGTACCTATGTTTATACTCTGGAAGTAAGAACTCCGGGTGCATCAGGATGTACAAGTTCTAAAAACTTTACTGTTACGGTAAGTCCTCCACCATCACCGGTTACGGTAACCTATAGTCTGGTGAGCTGTCAGCCTTATAAAATTAAGTTAACAGCATCAGGACCATCTGCAGGAGATTACAATTGGAGTAATGGAATGACGGGTCAGTCTATTACAGTAAATGAAGGGGGTGCTTATCAGGTTATTTATACTGCGCCAAGCGGATGTAAAGTAAGTAACTACACAGAAGTTCCATTAAGTCTTGAGAGTCTGATGTGGGTATTCCCTACAGGATGTTATGATGAATGTCTTAGAGACAGATATATTTTAGGACCGAAAGGAATCTTTGACCATCATGAGTGGCAGCTGTTCGGAAACAGTATTCAAAGCGGAAACAATGTTTTCATTAATCCGTTGTATATTGGTGCTCCGGGAACCTATCAGCTACAGATCTCTCATTTAGGATGTGTATTTACTTCCGGAACGATGAATTACTATCCTGGTAAAGAATGTGGATTTGAATCAGATTGTAAGCTTGAGACAAATATCAAAGCCATGAAGTGGGTTGGAGATCATTATCAAGTGACTGGTATTATCCAGAATATGGGAAGCCAGCCGATAAGCCTTACTGTTTCGAGTCTTAATGGATATGGAAGCTATATTCCGTCTATCATCACTATTCCGGCAGGAGGAGTGTATGATATGAACGCTAATCCGTTGGCATTCTATCCAAACTCAAACTTCCAGGGTACAGATGAGATCTTATTCTCAAATGAAACATGTAAGTTCACTACCAAAGCAACAGATCCGGACTGGATGGGTATGAGAAGTGCAGGAAGAAGCGTAATTGCGGCTTCAGTTTCTTCTCTGAAAATGATACCAAATCCTGCGAAGGAAAAAGTGAAAATCTCGTATCATACGGGCAGTGAAAAATTACTTGCCAAACAGATTACAGTTTTTGATGCCATGGGCAATGTCAAATTCCGTAAAGAACTGAAAGCGGCTTCCGGAGAGGTAGACGTAGAAGTTAACAGCTGGCTGCAAGGTGTTTACATTGTCATTGTACAAACGGGAGACACTTCATTACAAGGAAAACTAATTAAAAATTAG
- the glsA gene encoding glutaminase A → MKNNSFLFSAKGICTAAFLSLNTIIYAQKTADISTISEKTLNTILEKNRAYYTQGKVADYIPELGKMDAKAIAFSVVDKNGKVFNTGDVSKKFTMQSISKIISLMVAVNEKGEAHIFDKMGYFGSDKPFNHFSNLETTGKPLNPMMNAGAILTTSLISGEGEKPFLKILDMVRYITKNQAIEYNKSVYESEKATGHRNRGMFYIMKNSGLISGNEDQLDNYFKQCSIELTAEDLAKIGYFFANQCVRFDGDATYKNADMAKLVESQMLTAGMYEFSGEYSRTVGLPSKSGVGGGITVSVPGKMGIGVFSPSLDQHGNSLAGYHMILDLAKQYGLSIF, encoded by the coding sequence ATGAAAAACAACAGCTTTTTATTTTCTGCAAAAGGAATTTGCACTGCAGCTTTTCTTTCCTTAAACACAATAATTTACGCTCAGAAAACTGCAGATATTTCAACAATTTCAGAAAAAACGCTCAATACCATTCTGGAAAAAAACAGGGCTTATTATACACAAGGTAAAGTGGCAGATTATATTCCCGAACTGGGAAAAATGGACGCTAAAGCAATCGCCTTTTCAGTAGTGGATAAAAACGGAAAGGTATTCAACACTGGTGATGTGAGTAAAAAATTTACAATGCAGAGTATTTCCAAGATCATATCATTAATGGTAGCCGTCAACGAAAAGGGTGAAGCCCATATTTTTGATAAGATGGGATATTTCGGTTCCGATAAACCTTTCAACCATTTTTCAAATCTTGAAACCACAGGCAAACCGCTCAATCCTATGATGAATGCAGGAGCCATCCTTACTACTTCGTTAATTTCAGGAGAAGGCGAGAAACCTTTCCTTAAGATTCTGGATATGGTAAGATATATCACCAAAAATCAAGCAATTGAGTATAACAAATCTGTTTACGAATCTGAAAAAGCAACCGGACACCGTAACCGGGGGATGTTCTACATAATGAAAAACAGCGGACTGATTTCCGGAAATGAAGACCAGCTGGATAATTATTTCAAGCAATGCTCTATTGAGCTTACCGCTGAAGATCTTGCAAAAATCGGTTATTTCTTTGCTAACCAATGTGTAAGATTTGACGGGGATGCTACTTATAAGAATGCAGACATGGCAAAACTGGTAGAGTCACAAATGCTGACTGCCGGAATGTATGAATTCAGTGGTGAATATTCCAGAACCGTAGGTCTTCCAAGCAAATCCGGTGTCGGAGGCGGAATTACCGTAAGTGTTCCGGGAAAAATGGGAATTGGCGTATTCAGTCCATCTTTGGATCAGCATGGCAATTCGCTGGCAGGATATCACATGATTTTAGATCTTGCAAAACAATACGGATTAAGTATATTTTAA
- a CDS encoding T9SS type A sorting domain-containing protein, whose product MIQLKNKLWGLLLILPALSFSQTYQWQWGKQAGGITGSADPGFHYVFDESIRDIVVDNNNNTYYLATMREQGQNLNGTSVNNYGLSDLFLFSADCEGNIRWSRPIGGSGDGENAWHIKVDNNGGLYIMATIYNNSYIGDPTAVPVHFDDTHTLPLYTHYDQTIDPAHKAAFLLKYNTSDGTLAWSKPLQGDVNYSSRMCDVQMMYMDSSKNIHAVMGFRAGTHLNGLITVPSTFTSAYQYYAVKFNYDNGNMTPAAPVLLPITGDAIYAVGREGKVNLVYDESLNRYYLAGKRMDAGFSTLLDLSYNNVPFTKAAYLLAFDGTTGAEVWRKELNNGSTSTDDEIHSIIKDPATSDIYISGRYFNGITVPATFGTYTFPLRSYVEAVPFVMKLNAAGSVQWARTPEGMSGLQFGYRFTKGTLAINGNEVAFAKGSWSDIWGSYTMTRPDGDRSDPLLVRLNKDTGAVLGAGEIHSNFNVIDEFTAVAADKDGNYIVGGFFHDQLFTDSNDNVNTMAVNVAGGKSQSFFTKYAKSACSQMSVEETAVQAGIQLYPNPVQDVLTIRSKEPLVSYEIFGAAGQLVKQGTLNLMQEQIVLSSLQTGVYYIKLKTKSSTVTEKILKK is encoded by the coding sequence ATGATACAATTAAAAAACAAACTGTGGGGACTGCTTCTGATACTGCCGGCATTATCTTTTAGCCAGACTTATCAATGGCAATGGGGAAAACAGGCCGGAGGAATAACAGGCTCGGCTGATCCCGGGTTTCATTATGTATTTGATGAATCCATAAGGGATATTGTAGTGGATAACAACAACAATACCTATTATCTTGCAACGATGCGTGAGCAGGGACAAAACCTGAATGGAACCTCTGTAAACAATTATGGGCTTAGTGACCTTTTTCTTTTTTCTGCCGATTGTGAGGGGAATATAAGATGGTCCAGACCAATAGGAGGTTCGGGAGACGGAGAAAATGCCTGGCATATTAAAGTGGATAATAACGGAGGGTTATATATAATGGCTACCATTTATAATAATTCATATATAGGAGATCCTACTGCCGTTCCGGTACATTTTGATGACACCCATACATTACCTCTGTATACTCATTATGATCAAACGATAGATCCTGCCCATAAAGCAGCTTTTCTGTTGAAATATAATACTTCAGATGGTACATTGGCATGGAGCAAGCCTTTGCAGGGAGATGTTAACTATTCCTCCCGTATGTGTGATGTCCAGATGATGTATATGGATTCTTCCAAAAATATCCATGCTGTTATGGGATTCCGGGCGGGAACTCATCTGAATGGCTTGATTACAGTACCTTCAACATTTACTTCAGCCTATCAGTATTATGCAGTTAAGTTCAATTATGATAATGGTAATATGACACCTGCAGCACCTGTACTTCTTCCTATCACAGGAGATGCAATATATGCAGTAGGAAGAGAAGGGAAAGTAAACCTGGTATACGATGAAAGCCTGAACCGTTATTATCTTGCGGGGAAAAGAATGGATGCAGGGTTTAGTACGCTGCTTGATCTTTCCTATAATAATGTACCCTTTACGAAAGCTGCTTATTTATTGGCTTTTGACGGAACTACGGGAGCGGAGGTATGGAGAAAAGAACTTAATAATGGCTCTACAAGTACAGATGATGAAATTCATTCCATCATAAAAGACCCTGCGACTTCAGATATCTACATTTCAGGGCGTTATTTTAACGGAATAACAGTGCCTGCCACTTTTGGAACTTATACTTTTCCTTTAAGAAGTTATGTTGAAGCTGTTCCGTTTGTTATGAAGCTTAACGCTGCTGGCTCGGTACAGTGGGCAAGAACGCCTGAGGGAATGTCCGGTCTTCAGTTTGGATATCGTTTTACCAAGGGAACCCTTGCTATCAATGGAAACGAAGTCGCTTTTGCCAAAGGAAGCTGGTCTGATATCTGGGGCAGTTATACCATGACACGACCTGATGGGGATAGATCAGATCCTTTATTGGTTAGGCTCAACAAAGATACAGGAGCTGTTTTGGGAGCGGGAGAAATCCACAGTAATTTCAATGTGATAGATGAATTTACGGCAGTTGCTGCAGATAAAGATGGCAACTATATTGTGGGAGGTTTTTTCCATGACCAATTATTTACAGATTCCAATGATAATGTCAATACAATGGCTGTCAATGTAGCAGGAGGAAAATCTCAATCATTTTTTACAAAATATGCTAAATCGGCATGCAGTCAGATGTCGGTAGAAGAAACAGCCGTTCAGGCAGGAATACAATTATATCCGAATCCTGTTCAGGATGTACTTACGATCAGAAGCAAAGAACCTTTGGTTTCCTATGAAATCTTTGGTGCTGCAGGACAACTGGTAAAACAGGGAACTTTGAATTTGATGCAGGAGCAAATAGTATTATCTTCTCTTCAGACAGGAGTGTATTATATTAAACTTAAAACAAAATCTTCTACAGTAACAGAAAAGATATTGAAGAAGTAA